Part of the Sphingobacterium sp. LZ7M1 genome, AATTTCATAGTAATTATTTAGTTATTAATTAGGTAATCCCAAAGTACGGCAAAATTTGTCAAAAGGAAGAAAATGTAGCCTAATAAGTCAGTATAAGGGGGGCATTCATATACTTTTAGAATGCGACAATCTCAATTGAACATATGCAGACCGCAAAAAAATAGCCTGAGCTATACTCAGGCTATCAAATTTTTATATGGTATCAGACATTCAATCCATGTAAGGACCTACGTCCGTAAAACCTATGCTCTCCAGTTTTTGTATTGATTGATCAATCCGTTTGTGGATGAATCATGAGATTCCACTGCAGCATTTCCCTCTAACTCTGGAAGGATTTTATTTGCCAATTGTTTTCCTAGCTCCACTCCCCATTGATCAAAACTGAAGATATTCCAGATAATACCTTGAACAAAGATCTTATGTTCATAAAGCGCGATCAGTGCCCCTAAGGTCTTAGGTGTAATTTCTTTAATCAAGAATGAATTGGTCGGACGATTGCCCTCAAAGACTTTGAAAGGAGTCAGTTCCTTGATTTCAGCTTCTGATTTGCCTGCTTTTTTCAATTCAGCAACAACCTCTTCTTCTGATTTTCCATTCATCAAAGCTTCAGTCTGTGCAAAAAAGTTGGAAAGCAACATTTGATGATGCTTAGCCAATGGATTATGTGAAATAGCTGGTGCTATAAAATCACAAGGGATCAATTTGGTTCCTTGATGGATCAGTTGATAAAAGGCATGCTGACCATTGGTTCCAGGTTCTCCCCAAATGATAGGTCCGGTTTCATAATCAACTCGCTTGCCGTTGCGATCGATATATTTCCCATTGCTTTCCATATCTCCCTGTTGGAAATAAGCTGCAAAACGATGTAAATATTGGTCGTATGGAAGAATGGCACTGCTTTCCGCCTCGAAGAAGTTATTGTACCATATGCCCAATAAAGCCATGATAACTGGGATGTTTTCTTCAAATTCGGCATTTCTGAAATGCTCATCCGCTTCGTATGCTCCTGTCAATAGTTCCTCGAACTTATCAAAACCTATCGCTAAACAGATCGATAGTCCAATAGCGGACCATAAAGAGTATCTACCGCCTACCCAATCCCAGAATTCGAACATATTCTTGGTATCAATACCAAATGCTGATACGCCAGACTCGTTGGTACTCAAGGCTGCAAAGTGCTTGGCAACATCGGCCTCTTTTGCACCTGCCTTCAAGAACCATTCCTTGGCAGAATTTGCATTTGCCATGGTCTCCTGGGTAGTAAAGGTCTTTGATGCAATCAGGAATAAAGTCGTCTCAGGATCTAGTTCTTTTAGGGTTTCAGCAATTTGGGTTGCATCTACATTCGAAACAAAATGCATGTTCAATCTAGTCTTATATGCTTTAAGTCCCTCTGTGACCATCACTGGACCAAGATCAGAACCACCTATTCCGATGTTCACTACATCCGTGATCTCTTTTCCAGTAAATCCTTTCCAGTCTCCTGAAATAACACGTCCTGAAAAGTCTTTCATCCTTTCCAAGACAGCTTGGATATCAGGCATTACATCCTTTCCTTCAGTAAAGACAGGCTTGCCAGATCTATTTCTCAATGCCGTATGCAATACCGCACGTTTTTCTGTTTCATTAATTTTCTCGCCGTTGAACATGGCTTCGATTGCATCTTTCAATTTGCACTCGCGCGCCAATTGAATCAACAATGCCATAGTTTCCTCATTTATGCGGTTTTTAGAATAATCCAATAGGATATCGCCCAAATAGATGGAAAACTTATCGAAACGCTCCGGATCATTAGCAAAAAGTTCTTTGATGCTGGATTCGTTGATGGTTATAAAATGATCGGCTAAATATTTGAAGGCTTGGGTTGTTGTGAAATCAATTTTTGGTAACATATATCTTTACTTTTGTTCAAATATAAGGAATACAGCCTATTCTATCCTTAATTTTATTTTATCTTTGTTCTTATGACCAAAGAACAAATTCAAGACTTGAGGGACAGAATTACTTCCCTGAGGAGGCATCTTTGACATTGATGTCAAAAAGGAAGAGATAGAGCGTGAAACCCAAATCACCCTGCAACCCGACTTTTGGGATGATCCCAAA contains:
- the pgi gene encoding glucose-6-phosphate isomerase, giving the protein MLPKIDFTTTQAFKYLADHFITINESSIKELFANDPERFDKFSIYLGDILLDYSKNRINEETMALLIQLARECKLKDAIEAMFNGEKINETEKRAVLHTALRNRSGKPVFTEGKDVMPDIQAVLERMKDFSGRVISGDWKGFTGKEITDVVNIGIGGSDLGPVMVTEGLKAYKTRLNMHFVSNVDATQIAETLKELDPETTLFLIASKTFTTQETMANANSAKEWFLKAGAKEADVAKHFAALSTNESGVSAFGIDTKNMFEFWDWVGGRYSLWSAIGLSICLAIGFDKFEELLTGAYEADEHFRNAEFEENIPVIMALLGIWYNNFFEAESSAILPYDQYLHRFAAYFQQGDMESNGKYIDRNGKRVDYETGPIIWGEPGTNGQHAFYQLIHQGTKLIPCDFIAPAISHNPLAKHHQMLLSNFFAQTEALMNGKSEEEVVAELKKAGKSEAEIKELTPFKVFEGNRPTNSFLIKEITPKTLGALIALYEHKIFVQGIIWNIFSFDQWGVELGKQLANKILPELEGNAAVESHDSSTNGLINQYKNWRA